A window of the Amycolatopsis solani genome harbors these coding sequences:
- the exaC gene encoding acetaldehyde dehydrogenase ExaC, whose product MVQYAAPNTEGSVVSYESRYDHYIGGEYVPPAGGQYFENPTPVTGKTFCEIARGNAEDVEKALDAAHGAAPAWGRTSPEERANVLLKIADRMEQNLEAIAVAEAWENGKAVRETLAADIPLAIDHFRYFAGALRAQEGGISQVDENTVAYHFHEPLGVVAQIIPWNFPILMAVWKLAPALAAGNAIVLKPAEQTPASIHLLFSIIGDLIPPGVVNIVNGFGVEAGKPLASSNRVRKVAFTGETTTGRLILQYASENIIPVTVELGGKSPNIFFDDVAARNDDFYDKAQEGFALFALNQGEVCTCPSRALIQSGIYDRFLGDGVERVRKIKQGHPLDTETMIGAQASNDQLEKILSYIDIGKQEGAEILTGGVRSDLGGELSGGYYVEPTVFAGDNKMRIFQEEIFGPVVSVAKFDDYADAIKIANDTLYGLGAGVWSRDGNTAYRAGRDIQAGRVWVNNYHAYPAHAAFGGYKASGIGRENHKMMLDHYQQTKNMLVSYSDQALGFF is encoded by the coding sequence ATGGTCCAGTACGCCGCACCGAACACCGAAGGCAGTGTCGTCAGCTACGAATCGCGCTACGACCACTACATCGGCGGCGAGTACGTGCCGCCGGCCGGCGGCCAGTACTTCGAGAACCCCACCCCCGTCACCGGCAAGACCTTCTGCGAGATCGCCCGGGGTAACGCCGAGGACGTCGAGAAGGCGCTCGACGCCGCCCACGGCGCCGCGCCGGCGTGGGGCCGGACCTCGCCCGAGGAACGCGCCAACGTCCTCCTGAAGATCGCCGACCGGATGGAGCAGAACCTCGAAGCGATCGCGGTCGCCGAGGCCTGGGAGAACGGCAAGGCGGTCCGCGAGACCCTCGCCGCCGACATCCCGCTGGCCATCGACCACTTCCGCTACTTCGCCGGCGCCCTGCGCGCCCAGGAGGGCGGCATCTCGCAGGTCGACGAGAACACCGTCGCCTACCACTTCCACGAGCCGCTCGGGGTGGTCGCGCAGATCATCCCGTGGAACTTCCCGATCCTGATGGCGGTCTGGAAGCTCGCCCCGGCGCTGGCCGCGGGAAACGCGATCGTGCTCAAGCCGGCCGAGCAGACCCCGGCGTCGATCCACCTGCTGTTCTCGATCATCGGCGACCTGATCCCGCCGGGCGTGGTCAACATCGTCAACGGCTTCGGCGTCGAAGCCGGCAAGCCGCTGGCCTCCAGCAACCGCGTCCGCAAGGTCGCCTTCACCGGCGAGACCACGACCGGGCGGCTGATCCTGCAGTACGCCAGCGAGAACATCATCCCGGTGACGGTCGAGCTGGGCGGCAAGAGCCCGAACATCTTCTTCGACGACGTCGCCGCGCGGAACGACGACTTCTACGACAAGGCGCAGGAGGGCTTCGCGCTCTTCGCGCTGAACCAGGGTGAGGTCTGCACCTGCCCGTCGCGGGCGCTGATCCAGTCGGGCATCTACGACCGGTTCCTCGGCGACGGCGTCGAGCGCGTCCGCAAGATCAAGCAGGGCCACCCGCTCGACACCGAGACGATGATTGGCGCGCAGGCTTCGAACGACCAGCTCGAGAAGATCCTGTCCTACATCGACATCGGCAAGCAGGAAGGCGCCGAGATCCTCACCGGCGGCGTCCGCAGCGACCTCGGCGGCGAGCTCTCCGGCGGCTACTACGTCGAGCCGACCGTGTTCGCCGGCGACAACAAGATGCGGATCTTCCAGGAGGAGATCTTCGGCCCGGTCGTGTCCGTGGCGAAGTTCGACGACTACGCCGACGCCATCAAGATCGCCAACGACACGCTCTACGGCCTCGGCGCCGGTGTCTGGTCCCGCGACGGCAACACCGCCTACCGCGCCGGCCGCGACATCCAGGCGGGCCGCGTCTGGGTGAACAACTACCACGCCTACCCGGCGCACGCGGCCTTCGGCGGCTACAAGGCGTCCGGCATCGGCCGCGAGAACCACAAGATGATGCTGGACCACTACCAGCAGACGAAGAACATGCTCGTCTCCTACTCCGACCAGGCGCTCGGGTTCTTCTGA
- a CDS encoding DUF779 domain-containing protein: protein MSERVDLTPAAADLLRQLVSRHGPVMFHQSGGCCDGSAPMCYPAGEFRTGQSDVRLGSLEVEGIEDVPVWMSGPQFEYWKHTHLTIDVVPGRGSGFSLEAPEGVRFLIRSRLLTDEESAALN from the coding sequence ATGAGTGAGCGCGTCGATCTGACGCCGGCTGCCGCGGACCTCCTGCGGCAGCTGGTGTCACGCCACGGGCCGGTGATGTTCCACCAGTCCGGCGGGTGCTGCGACGGCAGCGCCCCGATGTGCTACCCGGCCGGGGAGTTCCGCACCGGTCAGTCCGACGTGCGGCTCGGCTCACTCGAAGTCGAGGGCATCGAGGACGTGCCGGTGTGGATGTCCGGGCCGCAGTTCGAGTACTGGAAGCACACGCACCTGACGATCGACGTCGTGCCCGGGCGCGGGAGCGGGTTTTCCTTGGAGGCGCCCGAAGGCGTGCGCTTCCTGATCCGCTCCCGGCTGCTCACCGACGAGGAGTCCGCGGCGCTGAACTGA
- a CDS encoding M20 family metallopeptidase, with protein MDLLGKARAHVDSGALFTELARLVAYPTVSDAPEGRAAIQAYLAEVLTPALTGLGCAVTQHANPDPAGGPFLVGVRTEGEDLPTLLCYGHADVVGEAGQWRDGLDPWTLTADGDRWYGRGTADNKGQHLINLTALRLVLAERGRLGFNLKFLFETGEEIGSPGLTEFAARQKELLSADVLIASDGPRLDAATPTLFLGARGGIRITLDADLRPDAAHSGNWGGILRNPATTLAAAIASLVDGHGRIRVPALLPPELPESVRAALADVVVDADASWGDQRLTPAERLYGWNTLEVLALDAGNAGRPVNAIPGRARAVLQLRYVAGTDVDGVAPAIREHLAAQGFPMVDVQADATFLASRTPVDDPWVGWARTALDEVSAKPVALLPSFGGGLPNHVFTDVLGLATLWLPHSYPGCLQHAPDEHLLAPVAREGLVLATALFGAFSSAPRTPRR; from the coding sequence GCCCGCGCCCACGTCGACTCCGGCGCCCTCTTCACCGAACTGGCCCGGCTGGTGGCCTACCCGACGGTCAGCGACGCCCCCGAAGGCCGCGCCGCGATCCAGGCCTACCTGGCCGAGGTCCTGACCCCGGCGCTGACCGGCCTCGGCTGCGCCGTCACGCAGCACGCCAACCCGGACCCGGCGGGCGGCCCGTTCCTGGTCGGCGTCCGCACGGAGGGAGAAGACCTGCCGACGCTGCTCTGCTACGGCCACGCCGACGTCGTCGGGGAAGCCGGGCAGTGGCGCGACGGGCTCGACCCGTGGACGCTCACCGCGGACGGCGACCGCTGGTACGGCCGCGGCACCGCGGACAACAAGGGCCAGCACCTGATCAACCTCACGGCGTTGCGCCTGGTGCTGGCCGAGCGCGGGAGGCTCGGCTTCAACCTCAAGTTCCTCTTCGAAACCGGCGAAGAGATCGGCTCCCCCGGCCTCACGGAGTTCGCCGCGCGGCAGAAGGAACTCCTGAGCGCCGACGTCCTCATCGCCTCCGACGGCCCGCGGCTCGACGCGGCGACCCCGACGCTGTTCCTCGGCGCCCGCGGCGGCATCCGGATCACCCTGGACGCCGACCTGCGCCCGGACGCCGCCCACTCCGGCAACTGGGGCGGGATCCTGCGCAACCCGGCCACGACGCTCGCCGCCGCGATCGCGAGCCTGGTCGACGGTCACGGCCGGATCCGGGTGCCCGCACTGCTGCCGCCGGAGCTGCCGGAATCCGTGCGCGCCGCACTGGCCGACGTCGTCGTCGACGCGGACGCAAGCTGGGGCGACCAGCGATTGACGCCCGCCGAGCGGCTCTACGGCTGGAACACCCTGGAGGTGCTGGCACTCGACGCCGGGAACGCCGGCCGCCCGGTCAACGCCATCCCCGGCCGCGCCCGCGCGGTGCTGCAGCTGCGGTACGTCGCCGGCACCGACGTCGACGGCGTCGCACCCGCCATCCGGGAACACCTTGCCGCGCAGGGGTTCCCGATGGTCGACGTCCAAGCCGACGCGACTTTCCTGGCCAGCCGTACGCCGGTCGACGACCCGTGGGTCGGCTGGGCTCGGACCGCGCTGGACGAGGTAAGCGCGAAGCCCGTCGCCCTCTTGCCCAGCTTCGGCGGCGGCCTGCCCAACCACGTCTTCACCGACGTCCTCGGGCTGGCGACGCTGTGGCTGCCGCACTCCTACCCGGGCTGCCTGCAGCACGCGCCGGACGAGCACCTGCTCGCCCCGGTCGCCCGGGAGGGGCTGGTGCTCGCCACGGCGTTGTTCGGCGCTTTCAGTTCAGCGCCGCGGACTCCTCGTCGGTGA